One Methylobacterium oryzae DNA window includes the following coding sequences:
- a CDS encoding dihydrolipoyl dehydrogenase produces the protein MRELDYDVAVIGAGTAGIAAHRAATAAGARSVLIERGPGGTTCARVGCMPSKLLIAAGTAAHAARTADLFGIRVPDVAVDGPAVLRRLREERDRFVGSVLEGLDDLPEDERLGGTARFESDRTLLIDDAIRIRFRAAVIATGSSPIVPEPLRGLGADVLTTDTLFEIPDLPASLAVLGAGAVGIEIAQAMARLGVAVTVIDAGDTVAGLTEPDLARQAAAIFASEMDLHLGAEVRDAVADSDGVRLGWVDRHGRDQVTRAARVLAATGRSPNLEPLRLEATGLRIGETGVPDFDRRSLVCAGAPILIAGDVDGWRPVLHEASRQGTIAGANAAALAADRPVATPEPWTSLAMVFTHPQAAVIGAPYDPEDDRRIVGALDFSDQGRARVEGLNRGGMRIWADRTGRLLGGEMLGPAVEHLAHLLTYAVADKQTAQAVHDRPVYHPTVEEGLISIMSKIIQRS, from the coding sequence ATGCGTGAACTCGACTACGACGTGGCGGTGATCGGTGCCGGGACCGCCGGAATCGCGGCCCATCGCGCCGCGACGGCGGCGGGGGCGCGGTCGGTCCTGATCGAGCGCGGCCCCGGCGGCACGACCTGCGCGCGGGTCGGCTGCATGCCCTCAAAACTCCTGATTGCCGCGGGCACCGCCGCCCACGCGGCCCGCACCGCCGACCTGTTCGGCATCCGGGTTCCGGACGTCGCGGTGGACGGGCCCGCCGTGCTGCGGCGCCTCCGCGAAGAGCGCGACCGGTTCGTCGGCAGCGTCCTCGAAGGTCTCGACGATCTCCCCGAAGACGAGCGCCTCGGCGGCACGGCGCGGTTCGAGAGCGACCGCACCCTGCTGATCGACGACGCGATCCGGATCCGCTTCCGGGCCGCGGTCATCGCCACGGGCTCGAGCCCGATCGTCCCGGAGCCCCTGCGGGGCCTCGGCGCGGACGTCCTCACCACCGACACGCTCTTCGAGATCCCCGATCTCCCGGCCTCGCTGGCCGTTCTCGGGGCCGGTGCCGTCGGGATCGAGATCGCCCAGGCCATGGCCCGGCTCGGCGTCGCCGTCACGGTCATCGACGCGGGCGACACCGTCGCCGGCCTGACCGAGCCCGACCTCGCCCGGCAGGCCGCCGCGATCTTCGCTTCGGAGATGGATCTTCACCTCGGCGCCGAGGTTCGGGACGCCGTTGCGGACAGCGACGGCGTGCGTCTCGGCTGGGTCGACCGCCACGGTCGCGACCAGGTCACGCGGGCGGCGCGGGTGCTGGCCGCCACCGGCCGTTCTCCGAACCTGGAGCCCCTCAGGCTGGAGGCGACCGGCCTTCGAATCGGCGAGACGGGCGTGCCGGACTTCGACCGGCGCAGCCTCGTCTGCGCCGGGGCACCGATCCTGATCGCCGGCGACGTCGACGGCTGGCGACCGGTGCTGCACGAGGCGAGCCGCCAGGGCACGATCGCGGGCGCCAACGCGGCCGCCCTCGCGGCGGACCGCCCGGTCGCGACGCCGGAGCCGTGGACGAGCCTCGCGATGGTCTTCACCCATCCCCAGGCGGCGGTGATCGGCGCACCCTACGACCCGGAGGACGATCGACGGATCGTCGGCGCCCTGGATTTCTCCGACCAGGGGCGCGCCCGCGTGGAGGGACTGAACCGCGGCGGCATGCGGATCTGGGCCGATCGGACCGGGCGACTGCTCGGGGGCGAGATGCTCGGGCCGGCCGTGGAACACCTCGCGCACCTGCTCACGTACGCCGTCGCCGACAAGCAGACGGCCCAGGCCGTGCATGATCGCCCGGTATACCATCCTACGGTTGAAGAAGGGCTTATCAGTATTATGTCTAAGATCATACAGAGAAGCTGA
- the truB gene encoding tRNA pseudouridine(55) synthase TruB, which produces MEDFPPAERQAPPPSAERRGPEGRRPQRGPRPDRPKRRDVSGWVILDKHVGMTSTHAVAVVKRAFNAKKAGHAGTLDPLASGILPIALGEATKTVPFVMDGRKAYRFTVQWGIETDTDDAEGRPVATSDARPDRAAVEAALPAFVGAIEQVPPRYSAIKIQGERAYDLAREGETVELVARPVQIDRLAIVEHDGERTVIEAECGKGTYVRALARDLGRMLGCYGHVAALRRTRVGPFSEAEACPVSALTDGSPEAALAYLRPVETALDAIPEVAVSRDLGLRLMRGQSVILRGRDAPVEGKAFATCAGILVAVGDVERGELVPHRVFHLGGTAPGRSA; this is translated from the coding sequence ATGGAAGATTTTCCGCCAGCCGAGCGCCAGGCTCCCCCGCCGAGCGCTGAGCGCCGCGGGCCGGAGGGGCGCCGTCCGCAGCGCGGGCCGCGTCCGGACCGGCCGAAGCGCCGGGACGTCTCGGGCTGGGTGATCCTCGACAAGCATGTCGGCATGACCTCGACCCACGCGGTCGCGGTGGTGAAGCGCGCCTTCAACGCCAAGAAGGCCGGCCACGCCGGCACCCTCGACCCGCTGGCCTCCGGCATCCTGCCGATCGCCCTCGGCGAGGCGACCAAGACCGTCCCGTTCGTGATGGACGGCCGCAAGGCCTACCGGTTCACCGTCCAGTGGGGCATCGAGACCGACACCGACGATGCCGAGGGGCGTCCCGTCGCGACGAGCGACGCCCGCCCGGACCGGGCGGCGGTCGAGGCGGCGCTGCCGGCCTTCGTGGGCGCGATCGAGCAGGTGCCGCCGCGCTACTCGGCCATCAAGATCCAGGGCGAGCGCGCCTACGACCTCGCCCGCGAGGGCGAGACCGTGGAGCTGGTCGCCCGGCCGGTGCAGATCGACCGACTCGCCATCGTCGAGCACGACGGCGAGCGCACCGTGATCGAGGCCGAGTGCGGCAAGGGCACCTACGTGCGGGCCCTGGCCCGCGATCTCGGCCGGATGCTCGGCTGCTACGGTCACGTGGCCGCCCTGCGCCGGACCCGCGTCGGACCGTTCTCGGAAGCCGAGGCCTGCCCGGTCTCGGCCCTGACCGACGGCAGCCCCGAGGCGGCCCTCGCCTACCTGCGACCGGTGGAGACGGCCCTCGACGCCATCCCGGAGGTCGCGGTGTCGCGCGATCTGGGCCTGCGCCTGATGCGGGGGCAGTCGGTCATCCTGCGGGGCCGCGACGCCCCGGTGGAGGGCAAGGCCTTCGCGACCTGCGCCGGGATCCTGGTCGCCGTGGGCGACGTGGAGCGCGGCGAGCTGGTCCCGCACCGGGTGTTCCATCTCGGCGGCACGGCCCCTGGCCGCAGCGCCTGA
- the rbfA gene encoding 30S ribosome-binding factor RbfA, with the protein MAQKPTSTGPSQRQQRVAELVRHALAEVLQRGDIQDPVLGTHVVTVPEVRMSPDLKLATAYVMPLGGLDEAPVIAALERHRKVLRQEVARRVNLKFAPELRFRRDETFDEAARIDRLLRDERVQRDLESGPEDDEPETGTGH; encoded by the coding sequence ATGGCCCAGAAACCGACCTCCACCGGCCCCTCGCAGCGCCAGCAGCGCGTGGCCGAACTCGTGCGGCACGCGCTGGCCGAGGTGCTCCAGCGCGGCGATATCCAGGATCCGGTGCTCGGCACGCATGTCGTGACCGTGCCGGAGGTGCGGATGTCGCCGGACCTGAAGCTCGCCACGGCCTACGTGATGCCGCTCGGCGGCCTCGACGAGGCGCCGGTGATCGCCGCCCTGGAGCGCCACCGGAAGGTGCTGCGCCAGGAGGTGGCCCGGCGGGTGAACCTGAAATTCGCGCCGGAACTGCGGTTCCGGCGGGACGAGACCTTCGACGAGGCCGCGCGCATCGACCGGCTGCTGCGGGACGAGCGGGTCCAGCGGGACCTCGAGTCCGGGCCCGAGGACGACGAACCGGAGACCGGGACGGGGCATTGA
- the infB gene encoding translation initiation factor IF-2 yields MSDTNNPGDKTLNRTSPKPLGLKRPIEAGTVRQSFSHGRSKQVVVETVKRRVIGAAPAAPAREPAPAPRPAAPAPTAPAPRPAQRAASGVVLRTLSEQESAARAAALADAQRREAEARRKVEAEAEARRREAEEQARREREAAEARRREDEERKAAAAAAAAAAADAAKAAEAQAAAPAPAADAPAATPARPAEAPAQPAQPAAAHPAAAAPARPAAAPARQPEAARPAAARPAASAAAPAAPRPPLTPRPSTGEPRKTITADSRKPRDLNFMARPAPAPEPEKSATPATAARPAGAGAAARPAGRGAQTNEDESETKRVIRRPGMPLKIIAPPKTPKSPGGDRNRGRLTIANATSGEDERTRSVASFRRRQQRMSGRGHVEQKEKLSREVTIPETITIQELANRMSERAVDVIRLLMKQGQIHKITDVIDSDTAQLIAEELGHTVRRVAESDVEEGLSSDEPDLEEDLDPRPPVVTIMGHVDHGKTSLLDAIRKENVVEGEAGGITQHIGAYQVASPSGDMITFIDTPGHAAFTSMRARGAKVTDIVVIVVAADDGVMPQTIEAIQHAKAAGVPMIIAVNKIDKPDAKPERVRTELLQHDIQVESMGGETLEFEVSAKTGAGLPQLLEGIQIQAEIMNLRANEKRDGEGTVIEAQLDRGRGPVATVLVQRGTLFTGDIVVAGAEWGRVRALIDDLGENVQYAGPSVPVEVLGFNGTPDAGDRVIVVPNEARAREVTEYRARQKRERQNARTGGANRSLVDMMRDLKEGAGRKELPVVIKGDVQGSVEAISGALEKLGNDEVAARILLAGVGGITESDITLAQASKAVVIGFNVRAHKEAREAAERAGIEIRYYNIIYDLVDDIKATLSGMLPPTLREERLGEATIQEVFEVSKVGKVAGCRVTDGIVERGAHVRLIRDSVVIHEGKLKTLKRFKDDAKEVTSGQECGMAFENFENMRAGDVIECYRVEEIRRTL; encoded by the coding sequence ATGAGCGATACGAACAACCCGGGCGACAAGACTCTGAACCGGACTTCCCCGAAGCCGCTCGGCCTCAAGCGGCCGATCGAGGCGGGCACCGTGCGTCAGAGCTTCTCCCATGGCCGCTCCAAGCAGGTCGTGGTCGAGACGGTGAAGCGCCGCGTCATCGGTGCGGCGCCGGCCGCCCCTGCCCGTGAACCCGCGCCGGCTCCACGCCCGGCGGCCCCCGCGCCGACGGCGCCGGCCCCGCGTCCGGCGCAGCGCGCCGCTTCGGGGGTCGTCCTGCGCACCCTGAGCGAGCAGGAGAGTGCGGCCCGCGCCGCCGCCCTCGCCGACGCGCAGCGCCGCGAGGCCGAGGCCCGCCGCAAGGTGGAGGCCGAGGCCGAGGCGCGCCGTCGCGAGGCCGAGGAGCAGGCCCGCCGCGAGCGCGAGGCCGCCGAGGCCCGCCGTCGCGAGGACGAGGAGCGCAAGGCCGCGGCTGCGGCCGCCGCTGCGGCGGCGGCTGACGCTGCCAAGGCCGCCGAGGCTCAGGCCGCCGCCCCCGCACCGGCGGCCGACGCCCCCGCCGCGACACCGGCCCGTCCGGCCGAAGCGCCGGCCCAGCCGGCCCAGCCGGCCGCTGCCCATCCCGCCGCCGCGGCGCCGGCGCGCCCCGCGGCAGCGCCGGCCCGTCAGCCCGAGGCGGCCCGTCCGGCCGCCGCGCGCCCGGCTGCCTCCGCCGCGGCTCCGGCCGCTCCGCGCCCGCCACTGACGCCGCGCCCCTCCACGGGCGAGCCGCGCAAGACCATCACGGCCGACTCGCGCAAGCCGCGCGACCTCAACTTCATGGCCCGTCCGGCTCCGGCGCCCGAGCCCGAGAAGAGCGCGACGCCGGCGACCGCCGCGCGTCCCGCCGGCGCGGGGGCCGCGGCGCGCCCCGCCGGTCGCGGTGCCCAGACCAACGAGGACGAGTCCGAGACCAAGCGGGTGATCCGCCGTCCCGGCATGCCGCTCAAGATCATCGCGCCGCCGAAGACCCCGAAATCCCCGGGCGGCGACCGCAACCGCGGCCGCCTGACCATCGCCAACGCGACCTCGGGCGAGGACGAGCGCACGCGCTCGGTCGCCTCGTTCCGCCGCCGCCAGCAGCGCATGAGCGGCCGCGGCCACGTGGAGCAGAAGGAGAAGCTGTCCCGCGAGGTGACGATCCCCGAGACGATCACCATCCAGGAACTCGCCAACCGCATGTCGGAGCGGGCCGTGGACGTGATCCGGCTGCTGATGAAGCAGGGCCAGATCCACAAGATCACCGACGTGATCGACTCGGACACCGCCCAGCTCATCGCCGAGGAACTCGGCCACACGGTGCGCCGCGTAGCCGAGTCCGACGTCGAGGAGGGCCTCTCCTCCGACGAGCCGGATCTGGAGGAGGATCTCGATCCCCGTCCGCCGGTGGTCACCATCATGGGCCACGTCGACCACGGCAAGACGTCGCTGCTCGACGCGATCCGCAAGGAGAACGTGGTCGAGGGCGAGGCCGGCGGCATCACCCAGCACATCGGCGCCTACCAGGTCGCGTCGCCCTCCGGTGACATGATCACCTTCATCGACACCCCGGGCCACGCGGCGTTCACGTCGATGCGCGCCCGCGGCGCCAAGGTCACCGACATCGTGGTGATCGTGGTGGCGGCCGACGACGGCGTCATGCCCCAGACCATCGAGGCCATCCAGCACGCCAAGGCGGCCGGTGTCCCGATGATCATCGCGGTCAACAAGATCGACAAGCCGGATGCCAAGCCGGAGCGGGTCCGCACGGAGCTGCTGCAGCACGACATCCAGGTCGAGTCGATGGGCGGTGAGACCCTCGAGTTCGAGGTCTCGGCCAAGACCGGCGCCGGCCTGCCGCAGCTCCTGGAGGGCATCCAGATCCAGGCCGAGATCATGAACCTGCGCGCGAACGAGAAGCGCGACGGCGAGGGCACGGTCATCGAGGCCCAGCTCGACCGCGGCCGCGGCCCCGTGGCCACGGTCCTGGTCCAGCGCGGCACCCTGTTCACCGGCGACATCGTCGTCGCGGGCGCCGAGTGGGGCCGCGTGCGCGCCCTGATCGACGATCTCGGCGAGAACGTGCAGTACGCCGGGCCGTCGGTGCCGGTGGAGGTGCTGGGCTTCAACGGCACGCCGGATGCCGGCGACCGCGTGATCGTGGTGCCGAACGAGGCCCGCGCCCGCGAGGTCACCGAGTACCGCGCCCGTCAGAAGCGGGAGCGCCAGAACGCGCGGACCGGCGGTGCCAACCGCTCGCTGGTCGACATGATGCGCGACCTCAAGGAAGGCGCCGGCCGCAAGGAGCTGCCGGTCGTCATCAAGGGCGACGTGCAGGGCTCGGTCGAGGCGATCTCGGGCGCCCTGGAGAAGCTCGGCAACGACGAGGTCGCGGCCCGCATCCTCCTGGCCGGCGTCGGCGGCATCACCGAGTCGGACATCACCCTGGCGCAGGCGTCGAAGGCCGTCGTCATCGGCTTCAACGTGCGCGCCCACAAGGAGGCCCGCGAGGCCGCCGAGCGGGCGGGCATCGAGATCCGCTACTACAACATCATTTACGACCTCGTGGACGACATCAAAGCCACGCTGTCGGGGATGCTGCCGCCGACGCTCCGCGAGGAGCGCCTGGGCGAGGCGACGATCCAGGAGGTCTTCGAGGTCTCCAAGGTCGGCAAGGTCGCGGGTTGCCGCGTCACCGACGGCATCGTGGAGCGCGGCGCGCATGTCCGCCTCATCCGCGACAGCGTCGTGATCCACGAGGGCAAGCTCAAGACGCTCAAGCGCTTCAAGGACGACGCGAAGGAAGTCACCTCCGGTCAGGAGTGCGGCATGGCCTTCGAGAACTTCGAGAACATGCGCGCGGGCGACGTGATCGAGTGCTACCGGGTCGAGGAGATCCGCCGCACCCTCTGA
- a CDS encoding RNA-binding protein: MVAVDTTLPEDGLDAGGLDAGPGRRSPERTCIVTRVVQAPDAMIRFVRGPDGSVVPDLRAKLPGRGAWISARREAVATAVRKNLFSRAFKGPTPAAPDLPDRIAAGLRDDLRQAIAMANKAGCVVAGFSKVEAAIGGQPGAIAVIHAAEASPDGRRKIASALHRRHGGAMSRIPIIDDLSEDELDMALGRDHVIHAALVAGAGAAGCLSRWRRLRSFEGAAAATGEPDPARIGGIDEASR; the protein is encoded by the coding sequence ATGGTCGCGGTCGACACGACCCTGCCCGAGGACGGGCTGGATGCCGGGGGGCTCGATGCCGGCCCCGGCCGCCGCTCGCCCGAGCGGACCTGCATCGTCACGCGCGTCGTCCAGGCGCCGGACGCGATGATCCGGTTCGTGCGCGGGCCGGACGGCAGCGTCGTGCCCGACCTGCGCGCCAAGCTGCCGGGCCGCGGCGCCTGGATCAGCGCCCGGCGCGAGGCTGTCGCGACCGCGGTGCGGAAGAACCTGTTCTCGCGGGCGTTCAAGGGGCCGACCCCGGCCGCCCCCGACCTGCCGGACCGGATCGCCGCCGGGCTGCGGGACGACCTGCGGCAGGCCATCGCCATGGCCAACAAGGCGGGCTGCGTGGTCGCGGGCTTCTCGAAGGTCGAGGCCGCGATCGGCGGGCAGCCGGGCGCCATTGCGGTGATTCATGCCGCCGAGGCGAGCCCGGACGGCCGGCGGAAGATCGCGTCGGCCTTGCACAGGCGCCACGGCGGGGCCATGTCAAGGATCCCGATCATCGATGACCTGTCCGAGGACGAATTGGACATGGCCTTAGGTCGGGATCATGTGATACACGCTGCGCTCGTCGCAGGAGCCGGAGCCGCCGGCTGCCTGTCGCGTTGGCGTCGGCTACGCTCCTTCGAGGGCGCCGCCGCGGCGACCGGGGAGCCCGATCCAGCCCGAATCGGCGGGATCGACGAAGCCTCACGTTGA
- the nusA gene encoding transcription termination factor NusA, whose amino-acid sequence MAVVSANRLELLQIADAVAREKVIDRSIVIDAMEEAIAKAARSRYGAETDVHAEIDPKTGALRLSRHLLVVDQVENDAREITLDQARRYNPGALVGDVISDTLPPFDFGRVAAQSAKQVIVQKVRDAERARQFDEYKDRIGEILNGIVKRVEYGNVIVDLGRGEGIVRRDEMIPRETFRPGDRIRSYLFDVRSEVRGPQIFLSRSHPQFMAKLFGQEVPEIYDGIVEVKAVARDPGSRAKIAVISRDGSIDPVGACVGMRGSRVQAVVGELQGEKIDIIPWSEDEATFIVNALQPAEVVKVVLDEEADRIEVVVPDDQLSLAIGRRGQNVRLASQLTGWDIDILTEAEESERRQKEFAERTQVFMEALDVDETVGQLLAAEGFRNVEEIAYVDIQELSGIQGLDEETGTEIQARAQDHLARIEQAHDARRTELGVADELREIEGITTPMMVALGENDVKTVEDLAGCATDDLVGYTEGRGPEAVRHAGYLDGFDLSRAEAEALIMAARLKAGWIEALPEPEAEEGAEAAEGDEAAPAQVEA is encoded by the coding sequence ATGGCCGTCGTCAGCGCCAACAGGCTCGAACTCCTCCAGATCGCCGACGCGGTCGCCCGCGAGAAGGTGATCGACCGCTCCATCGTGATCGACGCGATGGAGGAGGCGATCGCCAAGGCCGCCCGCTCGCGCTACGGCGCCGAGACCGACGTTCACGCCGAGATCGACCCGAAGACCGGGGCGCTGCGCCTCTCGCGCCACCTCCTGGTCGTCGATCAGGTGGAGAACGACGCCCGCGAGATCACCCTCGACCAGGCCCGCCGCTACAACCCGGGCGCGCTGGTCGGCGACGTCATCTCCGACACCCTGCCGCCCTTCGATTTCGGCCGCGTGGCCGCGCAGTCGGCCAAGCAGGTCATCGTCCAGAAGGTGCGCGACGCCGAGCGCGCCCGCCAGTTCGACGAGTACAAGGACCGCATCGGCGAGATCCTCAACGGCATCGTGAAGCGGGTCGAGTACGGCAACGTCATCGTCGATCTCGGCCGCGGCGAGGGCATCGTGCGCCGGGACGAGATGATCCCGCGCGAGACCTTCCGGCCGGGCGACCGCATCCGCTCCTACCTGTTCGACGTGCGCTCGGAAGTGCGCGGCCCGCAGATCTTCCTGTCGCGCTCGCACCCGCAGTTCATGGCCAAGCTGTTCGGCCAGGAAGTGCCGGAGATCTACGACGGCATCGTCGAGGTGAAGGCGGTGGCCCGCGATCCGGGCTCGCGCGCCAAGATCGCGGTGATCTCGCGCGACGGCAGCATCGATCCCGTGGGCGCCTGCGTGGGTATGCGGGGATCTCGCGTGCAGGCCGTCGTCGGCGAGCTGCAGGGCGAGAAGATCGACATCATCCCGTGGTCCGAGGACGAGGCGACCTTCATCGTCAACGCGCTCCAGCCCGCCGAGGTGGTGAAGGTGGTGCTCGACGAGGAGGCCGACCGCATCGAGGTGGTGGTGCCGGACGACCAGCTGTCGCTGGCGATCGGCCGCCGCGGCCAGAACGTGCGCCTCGCCTCGCAGCTCACCGGCTGGGACATCGACATCCTGACCGAGGCCGAGGAATCGGAGCGCCGCCAGAAGGAGTTCGCCGAGCGGACCCAGGTCTTCATGGAGGCGCTCGACGTCGACGAGACCGTCGGCCAGCTGCTCGCCGCGGAAGGCTTCCGCAACGTCGAGGAGATCGCCTACGTCGACATCCAGGAGCTCTCCGGCATCCAGGGTCTCGACGAGGAGACCGGCACCGAGATCCAGGCCCGCGCCCAGGACCACCTCGCCCGGATCGAGCAGGCGCACGACGCCCGCCGCACCGAGCTCGGCGTCGCCGACGAGCTGCGGGAGATCGAGGGCATCACCACGCCCATGATGGTCGCCCTCGGCGAGAACGACGTGAAGACCGTCGAGGATCTGGCGGGCTGCGCCACCGACGACCTCGTCGGCTACACGGAGGGCCGCGGTCCCGAGGCCGTGCGCCACGCCGGCTACCTCGACGGGTTCGACCTGTCCCGCGCCGAGGCCGAGGCCCTGATCATGGCCGCCCGCCTGAAGGCCGGCTGGATCGAGGCCCTGCCGGAGCCGGAGGCCGAGGAGGGTGCCGAGGCGGCCGAGGGCGACGAGGCCGCCCCCGCGCAGGTTGAGGCCTGA
- the rimP gene encoding ribosome maturation factor RimP, whose product MSSEIEADLSEKRLVREAGVAARVAQAIEGPLAGLGFRLVRVRMSNVNGCTVQIMAERPDGTFTIDDCEAVSRAISPILDVDDPVGGAYNLEVSSPGIDRPLVRVSDFARWVGYEAKVELSPPLDGRKRFRGILGAPDPTGATVPIDLPDVKEGLPSRIDLPLKDLAEAHLVLTDALIRESLRRGGPPATDEADEAEDEEDAAESAPPARAPFQPKGPRKASPAAKPQKQARTGPKKPVVTKASRLKDRDSLH is encoded by the coding sequence ATGTCGTCCGAGATTGAAGCGGATCTGTCCGAGAAGCGCCTCGTCCGCGAGGCCGGAGTCGCCGCGCGCGTCGCGCAGGCGATCGAGGGGCCACTGGCGGGCCTCGGCTTCCGGCTGGTCCGGGTGCGGATGTCCAACGTCAACGGCTGCACCGTGCAGATCATGGCGGAGCGGCCGGACGGCACCTTCACGATCGACGATTGCGAGGCGGTGAGCCGCGCGATCTCGCCGATCCTCGACGTCGACGATCCGGTGGGCGGCGCCTACAACCTCGAAGTGTCCTCGCCGGGGATCGACCGGCCGCTGGTGCGGGTCTCGGACTTCGCCCGCTGGGTGGGCTACGAGGCCAAGGTCGAGCTGAGCCCGCCGCTCGACGGGCGCAAGCGCTTCCGCGGCATCCTCGGCGCGCCGGACCCGACGGGCGCGACCGTCCCGATCGACCTGCCCGACGTGAAGGAAGGGCTGCCGAGCCGCATCGACCTGCCGCTCAAGGACCTCGCCGAGGCCCATCTCGTCCTCACCGACGCGCTGATCCGCGAGTCGCTGCGCCGCGGCGGGCCGCCCGCCACTGACGAGGCCGACGAGGCCGAGGACGAGGAGGACGCCGCGGAGAGCGCGCCGCCGGCGCGCGCGCCCTTCCAGCCGAAGGGCCCCCGCAAGGCCAGCCCCGCGGCCAAGCCCCAGAAACAGGCCCGGACCGGCCCGAAGAAGCCGGTCGTGACCAAGGCGTCCCGGCTCAAGGACCGCGACTCCCTGCACTGA
- a CDS encoding aldo/keto reductase, translated as MQYRTLGRSGLKVSPICLGTMMFGGPTDEATAGRVVASAREAGINFIDTANVYTEGRSEEITGRAIRAERDAWVLATKVANPTGPGVNDRGLSRVHVMKAAEDSLRRLGTDFIDIYYLHKEDHDTPLAETVRAIADLVRAGKIRHFGVSNHRSWRVAEICRLCDEAGIDRPVVSQPYYNAFNRMPETEHLPACAHFGLGVVPYSPLARGVLTGKYDPDAPPPAESRAGRQDARMMQTEWRPESLRIARTLREHAEARGITAGQFATAWVLNNRLVTGVIAGPRTEAQWQEYLGALDYAFTPEDEALVDGFVAAGHPTTPGYNDPAYPLEGRVPRSG; from the coding sequence ATGCAGTATCGCACGCTCGGCCGCTCGGGCCTCAAGGTCTCGCCGATCTGCCTCGGCACGATGATGTTCGGCGGCCCCACCGACGAGGCCACGGCCGGCCGCGTCGTCGCCAGCGCCCGGGAGGCCGGGATCAACTTCATCGACACGGCCAACGTCTACACGGAGGGCCGCTCGGAGGAGATCACCGGCCGGGCGATCCGGGCCGAGCGCGACGCCTGGGTCCTGGCCACCAAGGTCGCCAACCCGACCGGGCCGGGCGTCAACGACCGCGGCCTCTCGCGGGTCCACGTGATGAAGGCCGCCGAGGACAGCCTGCGCCGCCTCGGCACGGATTTCATCGACATCTACTACCTCCACAAGGAGGACCACGACACGCCGCTGGCCGAGACGGTCCGGGCGATCGCCGACCTCGTGCGGGCGGGCAAGATCCGCCATTTCGGCGTCTCGAATCACCGCTCCTGGCGGGTCGCCGAGATCTGCCGGCTCTGCGACGAGGCCGGGATCGACCGGCCGGTGGTGAGCCAGCCCTACTACAACGCCTTCAACCGGATGCCGGAGACCGAGCACCTGCCCGCCTGCGCGCATTTCGGGCTCGGCGTGGTGCCGTACTCGCCGCTCGCGCGCGGCGTGCTCACCGGCAAGTACGACCCGGACGCGCCGCCGCCGGCCGAGTCGCGGGCCGGCCGCCAGGACGCCCGGATGATGCAGACCGAGTGGCGCCCGGAATCCCTGCGCATCGCCCGGACCTTGAGGGAGCACGCCGAGGCCCGCGGCATCACGGCCGGCCAGTTCGCCACCGCCTGGGTGCTGAACAACCGCCTCGTCACCGGCGTGATCGCCGGGCCGCGGACGGAGGCGCAGTGGCAGGAATATCTCGGCGCCCTCGACTACGCCTTCACCCCGGAGGACGAGGCGCTGGTCGACGGGTTCGTGGCCGCGGGGCATCCGACGACGCCGGGCTACAACGATCCGGCCTATCCGCTGGAGGGGCGGGTGCCGCGCAGCGGCTGA